One window of the Eucalyptus grandis isolate ANBG69807.140 chromosome 6, ASM1654582v1, whole genome shotgun sequence genome contains the following:
- the LOC120294614 gene encoding 40S ribosomal protein S29, giving the protein MGHSNVWNSHPKSYGPGSRACRVCGNPHGLIRKYGLMCCRQCFRSNAKEIGFIKYR; this is encoded by the exons atgggTCACTCCAACGTGTGGAACTCTCATCCCAAGAGCTACGGCCCCGGTTCTCGCGCTTG CCGGGTATGTGGAAACCCTCATGGTTTGATCCGGAAGTATGGACTGATGTGCTGTAGGCAGTGCTTCCGCAGCAACGCCAAGGAAATTGGCTTCATTAAG